In Streptomyces ambofaciens ATCC 23877, a single genomic region encodes these proteins:
- a CDS encoding DUF5336 domain-containing protein — protein sequence MNIRSLTRGDGVVIGAAVLLLIASFLDIYSIEGAPDSADIPSLWGSGSVVLGVVLAGVIGAALVVVARALPQPRKVAGLDLGQFGVAFTVFAAWCALGNIFDPAGAFDNDGGVDNIGAGLGLILALIATLVMAAAAVATPLLPALKGSLIPASRPAAPQPYGGQPQGGYGYPGAQQQPYGGQPGQPGQPGQPGQPFGGQPQPHAGQPQPQAPQPQQAQAQPAGDFSPFWFAVPVPRPLFAEDGSPTPIAELAPGTWYLAVEQRGANLVAQTQDGRRGVLQDTSGIQRG from the coding sequence GTGAATATCCGCTCCCTCACTCGAGGCGACGGCGTGGTGATCGGAGCAGCGGTGTTGCTGTTGATCGCGTCGTTCCTCGACATCTACTCGATCGAAGGTGCTCCGGACAGCGCCGACATCCCCAGCCTGTGGGGCAGTGGGTCGGTCGTCCTCGGTGTCGTCCTGGCGGGCGTCATCGGTGCCGCGCTCGTCGTCGTGGCGCGCGCTCTGCCGCAGCCCAGGAAGGTGGCGGGCCTCGACCTCGGCCAGTTCGGCGTCGCGTTCACGGTCTTCGCGGCCTGGTGCGCGCTGGGCAACATCTTCGACCCGGCCGGAGCCTTCGACAACGACGGGGGCGTGGACAACATCGGGGCCGGCCTGGGCCTGATCCTCGCCCTCATCGCCACCCTGGTCATGGCCGCCGCGGCCGTCGCCACCCCGCTGCTCCCGGCCCTCAAGGGCTCCCTGATCCCGGCCTCCCGTCCGGCCGCGCCGCAGCCCTACGGCGGCCAGCCGCAGGGTGGTTACGGCTACCCGGGCGCGCAGCAGCAGCCGTACGGCGGCCAGCCGGGGCAGCCCGGTCAGCCGGGTCAGCCGGGTCAGCCCTTCGGCGGTCAGCCCCAGCCGCACGCGGGTCAGCCGCAGCCGCAGGCCCCGCAGCCGCAGCAGGCGCAGGCGCAGCCGGCCGGGGACTTCTCGCCGTTCTGGTTCGCCGTGCCGGTACCGCGTCCGCTGTTCGCCGAGGACGGCTCCCCCACGCCGATCGCCGAGCTGGCGCCGGGCACCTGGTACCTGGCCGTCGAGCAGCGCGGCGCGAACCTGGTCGCCCAGACGCAGGACGGCCGCCGCGGCGTCCTCCAGGACACCTCGGGCATCCAGCGCGGCTGA
- a CDS encoding prenyltransferase/squalene oxidase repeat-containing protein: MTSPRSPRTPRTEHLVLPGVLTDAEAAATVRGILAAQREDGAIPWFRGHHLDPWDHVEAAMALDAAGEHEAAERAYEWLARHQNPDGSWYAAYADGDFGEVTDRGRETNFVAYVAVGVWHHHLATGDDPFLDRMWPVVHAAVEFVLGLQQPGGQIGWRRDDDGTDTTDALLTGSSSIHHALRCALAIAEQREEPQPDWELAAGALRHAIRRHPERFLDKGRYSMDWYYPVLGGALTGTEARSRIAESWDRFVVPDLGVRCVVPNPWVTGGESAELALALWAVGESDHALEILQSIQHLRDADSGLYWTGYVFEDDAVWPRELTTWTAGSVLLAVAALGGHEATCQVFSGDRLPRGLDPDCCV; the protein is encoded by the coding sequence GTGACCTCGCCCCGGAGCCCTCGCACCCCCCGCACCGAACACCTGGTCCTGCCCGGCGTCCTCACCGACGCCGAAGCCGCCGCGACCGTCCGCGGCATCCTCGCCGCACAGCGCGAGGACGGGGCGATCCCGTGGTTCCGCGGACACCACCTCGACCCGTGGGACCACGTCGAGGCCGCGATGGCACTGGACGCGGCCGGCGAGCACGAGGCCGCCGAGCGGGCGTACGAGTGGCTGGCCCGGCACCAGAACCCGGACGGCTCCTGGTACGCGGCCTACGCCGACGGCGACTTCGGCGAGGTCACCGACCGCGGCCGGGAGACCAACTTCGTCGCCTACGTCGCGGTCGGCGTCTGGCACCACCACCTCGCCACCGGCGACGACCCGTTCCTGGACCGGATGTGGCCCGTCGTCCACGCCGCGGTCGAGTTCGTACTGGGCCTCCAGCAGCCGGGCGGACAGATCGGCTGGCGGCGCGACGACGACGGCACGGACACCACCGACGCGCTGCTGACCGGCAGTTCCTCCATCCACCACGCGCTGCGCTGCGCGCTGGCCATCGCCGAGCAGCGCGAAGAGCCGCAGCCCGACTGGGAGCTGGCGGCGGGCGCGCTGCGGCACGCCATCCGCCGCCACCCGGAGCGGTTCCTGGACAAGGGCCGCTACTCGATGGACTGGTACTACCCGGTACTGGGCGGCGCGCTGACCGGCACGGAGGCCAGGTCCCGCATCGCGGAGAGCTGGGACCGGTTCGTGGTCCCGGACCTCGGGGTGCGCTGCGTCGTCCCCAACCCGTGGGTCACGGGAGGCGAGTCGGCCGAACTCGCGCTCGCCCTGTGGGCGGTGGGCGAGTCCGACCACGCCCTGGAGATCCTCCAGTCCATCCAGCACCTGCGGGACGCGGACAGCGGCCTGTACTGGACGGGCTACGTCTTCGAGGACGACGCCGTCTGGCCGCGGGAACTGACCACGTGGACGGCCGGCTCCGTGCTCCTCGCCGTGGCCGCGCTCGGCGGACACGAGGCGACCTGCCAGGTCTTCTCCGGCGACCGCCTGCCCCGAGGCCTCGACCCGGACTGCTGCGTCTGA
- a CDS encoding class I SAM-dependent methyltransferase, with protein MLTVDFSRFPLAPGDRVLDLGCGAGRHAFECYRRGARVVALDRNAEEIREVAKWFAAMEEAGEAPAGATATAMEGDALALPFPDESFDVVIISEVMEHIPDDKGVLAEMVRVLKPGGRIAITVPRYGPEKVCWTLSDAYHEVEGGHIRIYRADQLLARIREAGLKPYGTHHAHALHSPYWWLKCAFGVDNDKALPVRAYHKLLVWDIMKKPLATRVAEQALNPLIGKSFVAYATKPHLPPVDAA; from the coding sequence GTGCTGACCGTCGACTTCTCCCGGTTCCCGCTCGCCCCGGGCGACCGCGTGCTGGACCTCGGCTGCGGGGCCGGCCGGCACGCGTTCGAGTGCTACCGGCGCGGCGCCCGGGTCGTCGCGCTGGACCGGAACGCCGAGGAGATCCGCGAGGTCGCCAAGTGGTTCGCGGCGATGGAGGAGGCCGGTGAGGCCCCGGCCGGCGCCACCGCCACCGCGATGGAGGGCGACGCGCTGGCCCTGCCCTTCCCGGACGAGTCCTTCGACGTCGTCATCATCTCCGAGGTGATGGAGCACATCCCCGACGACAAGGGCGTCCTCGCCGAGATGGTCCGCGTCCTGAAGCCGGGGGGGCGCATCGCGATCACGGTGCCCCGCTACGGCCCCGAGAAGGTGTGCTGGACCCTGTCCGACGCCTACCACGAGGTCGAGGGCGGCCACATCCGCATCTACCGGGCGGACCAGCTCCTCGCCCGTATCCGCGAGGCGGGCCTGAAGCCCTACGGCACCCATCACGCGCACGCGCTGCACTCGCCGTACTGGTGGCTGAAGTGCGCGTTCGGCGTCGACAACGACAAGGCGCTGCCGGTGCGGGCGTACCACAAGCTGCTGGTCTGGGACATCATGAAGAAGCCGCTGGCGACGCGGGTCGCCGAGCAGGCGCTGAACCCGCTGATCGGCAAGAGCTTCGTGGCGTACGCGACCAAGCCGCACCTGCCGCCGGTGGACGCCGCGTGA
- a CDS encoding glycosyltransferase family 4 protein produces the protein MTAEASRTGARPEPAADGMRPLRIALLTYKGNPFCGGQGVYVRHLSRELARLGHRVEVIGAQPYPVLDEGLADRLSLTELPSLDLYRQPDPFRTPKRDEYRDWVDALEVGTMWTGGFPEPLTFSLRARRHLRARRGDFDVVHDNQTLGYGLLGDVGAPLVTTIHHPITVDRQLELDAADGWKRRCSVRRWYAFTRMQKRVARRLPSVLTVSGTSRSEIIDHLGVRDDRIHVVHIGADTDLFSPDPSVPVVPGRIVTTSSADVPLKGLVFLVEALAKTRTEHPRAHLVVVGKRPAEGPVAQAIERYGLEGAVEFVKGISDAELVDLVRSAEVACVPSLYEGFSLPAAEAMATGTALLATTGGAVPEVAGPDGETCLAVPPGDAGALAAGLNRLLGDRELRVRLGAAGRERVLRHFTWARAAEGTAARYREAVGPSATTPGPVPAAPTSDTGVYPESRATC, from the coding sequence GTGACCGCTGAGGCCAGTCGGACGGGTGCCCGTCCCGAGCCCGCCGCCGACGGCATGCGACCGCTCCGCATCGCGCTCCTCACCTACAAGGGGAACCCGTTCTGCGGCGGCCAGGGCGTCTACGTCCGCCACCTCTCGCGCGAACTGGCCCGCCTCGGCCACCGGGTGGAGGTCATCGGCGCCCAGCCCTACCCCGTGCTGGACGAGGGTCTCGCGGACCGGCTGTCCCTCACCGAGCTGCCCAGCCTCGACCTCTACCGCCAGCCCGACCCCTTCCGCACCCCGAAGCGCGACGAGTACCGCGACTGGGTCGACGCGCTGGAGGTCGGCACGATGTGGACCGGCGGTTTCCCCGAGCCGCTGACCTTCTCGCTGCGCGCCCGCCGCCATCTGCGCGCCCGCCGCGGTGACTTCGACGTCGTCCACGACAACCAGACCCTCGGCTACGGGCTGCTGGGTGACGTGGGCGCCCCCCTCGTCACCACGATCCACCACCCCATCACCGTCGACCGGCAGCTGGAACTCGACGCCGCGGACGGCTGGAAGCGCCGGTGCTCCGTGCGCCGCTGGTACGCCTTCACCCGCATGCAGAAGCGCGTCGCGCGCCGCCTGCCCTCGGTGCTCACCGTCTCCGGCACCTCCCGCAGCGAGATCATCGACCACCTCGGCGTACGGGACGACCGCATCCACGTCGTCCACATCGGCGCCGACACCGACCTGTTCTCGCCGGATCCGTCGGTGCCCGTCGTGCCGGGCCGGATCGTGACGACGTCCAGCGCGGACGTGCCGCTCAAGGGCCTGGTCTTCCTCGTCGAGGCGCTGGCGAAGACGCGTACCGAGCACCCCCGCGCGCACCTCGTCGTCGTCGGCAAGCGGCCCGCCGAAGGGCCCGTCGCGCAGGCGATCGAGCGGTACGGCCTCGAAGGCGCCGTCGAGTTCGTCAAGGGCATCTCGGACGCCGAACTGGTCGACCTCGTGCGCTCGGCCGAGGTCGCGTGCGTGCCGTCGCTGTACGAGGGGTTCTCGCTGCCGGCCGCCGAGGCCATGGCGACGGGCACGGCGCTGCTCGCCACCACCGGCGGGGCCGTCCCGGAGGTCGCCGGACCCGACGGGGAGACCTGCCTCGCGGTGCCGCCCGGCGACGCGGGCGCCCTGGCCGCCGGGTTGAACCGGCTGCTCGGCGACCGCGAACTGCGGGTCCGGCTCGGCGCGGCCGGCCGCGAGCGCGTGCTGCGGCACTTCACCTGGGCCCGCGCCGCCGAGGGCACGGCCGCCCGCTACCGCGAGGCCGTCGGCCCCTCCGCGACCACCCCGGGGCCCGTCCCCGCGGCCCCCACCAGTGACACCGGCGTCTACCCCGAAAGCAGGGCCACGTGCTGA
- a CDS encoding TetR family transcriptional regulator, whose amino-acid sequence MTKVDNPEAEASVPPRRSAAPPLTERQLARRRRILHATARLACRGGFEAVQMREVAESSQVALGTLYRYFPSKVHLLVATMHDQLEQLHGTLRKSPPAGATAADRVAQTLMRAFAALQREPRLAEAMARALTFADRSVSPEVDQVSRQTTAIILDAMGGLENPTAEQLSAVRVVEHTWHSTLIAWLSGRASLAQVGVDIETVCRLIDLTGTGADGRAPRPGPVGSG is encoded by the coding sequence GTGACCAAGGTGGACAACCCGGAAGCGGAAGCCTCCGTTCCGCCGCGCCGATCCGCCGCCCCGCCCCTCACCGAGCGGCAGCTGGCCCGCCGCCGCCGCATCCTGCACGCGACCGCCCGGCTGGCCTGCCGGGGCGGTTTCGAGGCGGTGCAGATGCGCGAGGTCGCGGAGTCCTCGCAGGTCGCCCTCGGCACGCTCTACCGCTACTTCCCGTCCAAGGTCCATCTGCTGGTCGCGACCATGCACGACCAGCTGGAGCAGTTGCACGGCACCCTGCGCAAGAGCCCGCCGGCCGGGGCGACGGCCGCCGACCGGGTGGCGCAGACCCTGATGCGGGCCTTCGCCGCCCTGCAGCGCGAACCCCGGCTGGCCGAGGCGATGGCCCGCGCCCTGACCTTCGCCGACCGCAGCGTCTCCCCGGAGGTCGACCAGGTCTCCCGGCAGACCACGGCGATCATCCTGGACGCGATGGGCGGCCTGGAGAACCCCACCGCCGAGCAGCTCTCCGCGGTCCGCGTCGTCGAGCACACCTGGCACTCGACCCTGATCGCCTGGCTCTCCGGCCGGGCGTCGCTCGCCCAGGTGGGCGTGGACATCGAGACGGTGTGCCGGCTGATCGACCTGACGGGCACCGGGGCGGACGGGCGGGCGCCCCGGCCCGGCCCTGTCGGCTCCGGGTAA
- a CDS encoding prenyltransferase/squalene oxidase repeat-containing protein, translated as MNVRRRSSAAALAAIAVIGAAAAPAVAADPSSSPSASAPAKSGSTGLYGTADPQYDGVWRQSLALLAQDTVGVVPSPKAVDWLTGQQCDSGAFAPFRADPAKACDAKTMVDTNSTAAAVQALWAVGRGDVVDSALKWLKSVQNEDGGWGYTPGGPSDANSTSVVIGALSATETDPEKVVKDGKSPYDALLTFALPCAEDEGAGAFAFQPDKDGKLLANADATAAGVLGALGKGLVTEAGTESAAATCADAKKPTREQAAANGAAHLAAVVAEKGHLTSALGGSADQPDYGNTADAVVALAAQGGADKAAKPLAWLEKNAATWAAQSGPAAYAQLIFAAHATGTDPRAFGGTDLVAALNATGPGPQGGKVSDSATTGDEDGAKENDEKDDSGFGVWWFVGVCLVFGIGVGFLLSGRNKKRQP; from the coding sequence ATGAACGTCCGCCGTCGCAGCAGCGCCGCGGCCCTGGCCGCCATAGCCGTGATCGGCGCCGCCGCCGCGCCCGCGGTCGCCGCCGATCCGTCGTCCTCCCCGTCCGCGTCCGCCCCGGCCAAGTCCGGGTCCACCGGCCTGTACGGCACCGCCGACCCCCAGTACGACGGGGTCTGGCGCCAGTCCCTCGCACTGCTCGCGCAGGACACCGTGGGCGTGGTCCCGTCGCCGAAGGCCGTGGACTGGCTCACCGGGCAGCAGTGCGACAGCGGCGCCTTCGCCCCCTTCCGCGCCGACCCCGCCAAGGCCTGCGACGCCAAGACCATGGTCGACACCAACAGCACGGCCGCCGCCGTCCAGGCGCTGTGGGCCGTCGGACGCGGTGACGTCGTCGACTCCGCCCTCAAGTGGCTGAAGTCCGTGCAGAACGAGGACGGTGGCTGGGGCTACACCCCCGGCGGTCCCAGCGACGCCAACTCGACCTCCGTCGTGATCGGCGCCCTGTCCGCCACGGAGACCGACCCCGAAAAGGTCGTGAAGGACGGCAAGTCCCCGTACGACGCCCTGCTGACGTTCGCCCTGCCCTGTGCCGAGGACGAGGGCGCCGGCGCCTTCGCCTTCCAGCCCGACAAGGACGGCAAGCTGCTCGCCAACGCGGACGCGACGGCCGCCGGAGTCCTCGGCGCGCTCGGCAAGGGCCTGGTCACCGAGGCCGGTACGGAGTCCGCCGCCGCCACCTGCGCCGACGCGAAGAAGCCCACCCGTGAGCAGGCCGCCGCGAACGGCGCCGCCCACCTCGCCGCGGTCGTCGCCGAGAAGGGTCACCTGACGTCCGCCCTCGGCGGCTCCGCCGACCAGCCCGACTACGGCAACACCGCCGACGCGGTCGTCGCACTCGCCGCGCAGGGCGGTGCCGACAAGGCGGCGAAGCCGCTGGCGTGGCTGGAGAAGAACGCCGCGACGTGGGCCGCGCAGAGCGGCCCGGCCGCCTACGCCCAGCTGATCTTCGCCGCCCACGCCACCGGTACCGACCCGCGCGCCTTCGGCGGCACCGACCTGGTGGCGGCGCTGAACGCGACGGGTCCGGGCCCGCAGGGCGGCAAGGTGAGCGACAGCGCCACCACCGGCGACGAGGACGGCGCGAAGGAGAACGACGAGAAGGACGACTCCGGCTTCGGCGTCTGGTGGTTCGTCGGCGTCTGCCTGGTCTTCGGCATCGGCGTCGGCTTCCTGCTGAGCGGCCGCAACAAGAAGCGCCAGCCGTGA
- a CDS encoding SCO2322 family protein: MTRRVVLLFLAAFLLIGGAGQAQAAGYRYWSFWDRDGGSWTYATQGPSLTRPSDGDVQGFRFSVSENSDDAAQPRGTADFASICARTPAEDGSKRVALVLDFGTASDAPSGENPPAPRTACARVSPDATTADALAAVAGPLRYDTNALLCAITGYPKAGCGDQVSGKEQPAATAKTEAKGTQDDDGPSVGLYAGIALVAVLAGAATWQARRRRNATD; this comes from the coding sequence GTGACCCGCCGCGTCGTCCTCCTCTTCCTGGCCGCGTTCCTGCTGATCGGGGGCGCGGGCCAGGCGCAGGCCGCCGGCTACCGCTACTGGTCCTTCTGGGACCGCGACGGCGGGAGCTGGACCTACGCCACCCAGGGACCGTCCCTCACCCGCCCCTCCGACGGCGACGTCCAGGGCTTCCGCTTCTCGGTGAGCGAGAACTCGGACGACGCGGCACAGCCGCGCGGCACCGCCGACTTCGCGTCGATCTGCGCGAGGACACCGGCCGAGGACGGCAGCAAGCGCGTCGCCCTCGTCCTCGACTTCGGCACCGCGTCCGACGCCCCGTCCGGCGAGAATCCGCCGGCCCCGCGCACGGCCTGCGCCCGGGTCTCCCCCGACGCGACGACGGCCGACGCCCTGGCCGCCGTCGCCGGTCCGCTGCGCTACGACACCAACGCCCTGCTGTGCGCCATCACGGGGTACCCGAAGGCGGGTTGCGGCGACCAGGTGTCGGGGAAGGAGCAGCCGGCGGCGACGGCGAAGACGGAGGCGAAGGGCACTCAGGACGACGACGGCCCCTCGGTCGGCCTCTACGCGGGCATCGCCCTGGTGGCGGTCCTCGCCGGAGCGGCGACCTGGCAGGCGAGGCGGCGCCGGAATGCCACCGACTGA
- a CDS encoding energy-coupling factor transporter transmembrane component T produces the protein MPPTDPAPGTPARVLAAGGRTAATRAEAGYAPAGDPPAARTSVPAPRHRPESLHPGAWWLWALALGTAATRTTNPLLLALLVTVSAYVVITRRPHAPWSRSYGAFVKLALAVLVIRLLFTTVLGSPIPGTHTLFTLPEVPLPDWAQGIRLGGRVTAEGLAFALYDAMKLAALLVCVGAANALANPSRLLKSLPGALYETGVAVVVALTFAPNLIADVQRLRAARRLRGRPDKGVRGLLQVGLPVLEGALERSVALAAAMDARGYGRTAQVPAAVRRTTAALTLGGLLGVCAGTYGLLTAAGGTYGVPVLVLGVAAALAGLWLGGRRTVRTRYRPDRWGARAWLVTASGVAVAALMFLAAAREPAALHPGVVPLVAPALPLWPAAAVLLGLLPAFVAPAPHPVAPVPRPAGTALRPGTPAPHPTAPAPHPVPVKEPS, from the coding sequence ATGCCACCGACTGACCCTGCCCCCGGCACCCCGGCGCGCGTCCTGGCCGCGGGCGGTCGTACCGCCGCGACCCGGGCGGAGGCCGGGTACGCACCCGCCGGGGACCCTCCGGCGGCCCGGACGAGCGTCCCCGCCCCCCGCCACCGCCCCGAGAGCCTGCACCCCGGCGCCTGGTGGCTCTGGGCGCTGGCTCTGGGCACCGCCGCCACCCGCACCACCAACCCGCTTCTCCTCGCCCTCCTCGTCACCGTCTCCGCCTACGTGGTCATCACCCGCCGGCCGCACGCCCCCTGGTCCCGCTCCTACGGCGCCTTCGTCAAGCTCGCCCTGGCCGTCCTGGTCATCCGCCTGCTGTTCACCACCGTCCTGGGCTCCCCGATCCCCGGCACGCACACCCTCTTCACCCTTCCCGAAGTCCCCCTCCCGGACTGGGCGCAGGGCATCCGGCTCGGCGGCCGGGTCACCGCCGAGGGCCTCGCCTTCGCGCTGTACGACGCGATGAAGCTGGCCGCCCTCCTCGTGTGCGTGGGCGCCGCGAACGCCCTGGCCAACCCCTCCCGCCTCCTCAAGTCCCTGCCCGGCGCCCTGTACGAGACGGGCGTGGCCGTCGTCGTGGCCCTGACCTTCGCGCCGAACCTCATCGCCGACGTCCAGCGGCTGCGCGCCGCCCGCCGCCTGCGGGGCCGACCCGACAAGGGGGTGCGCGGCCTGCTCCAGGTCGGACTGCCGGTGCTGGAGGGCGCGCTGGAGCGTTCCGTCGCCCTCGCCGCCGCGATGGACGCCCGCGGCTACGGCCGTACCGCCCAGGTCCCCGCCGCCGTACGCCGGACCACCGCCGCCCTCACCCTGGGCGGCCTGCTCGGCGTCTGCGCGGGGACGTACGGGCTGCTGACCGCCGCGGGCGGCACGTACGGCGTCCCGGTGCTCGTGCTCGGCGTCGCCGCGGCCCTGGCCGGGCTGTGGCTCGGCGGTCGCCGGACCGTTCGCACCCGCTACCGCCCGGACCGCTGGGGCGCCCGCGCCTGGCTGGTCACCGCCTCCGGCGTCGCGGTCGCGGCGCTGATGTTCCTCGCCGCCGCGCGCGAGCCCGCGGCGCTGCACCCGGGCGTGGTCCCGCTGGTGGCTCCGGCCCTGCCGCTGTGGCCGGCGGCGGCCGTCCTCCTCGGCCTGCTCCCGGCGTTCGTCGCCCCCGCCCCCCACCCCGTCGCCCCCGTACCCCGACCCGCCGGTACGGCCCTGCGTCCCGGAACTCCCGCCCCGCACCCCACCGCTCCCGCCCCCCACCCCGTACCCGTCAAGGAGCCGTCGTGA